In the Armatimonas rosea genome, GAAGCTTCTCCAAGCGATCCGCAAGCACTCGGTCGGCTGGACACGTCGGGCCCAGGTCGTCGGGACGGGGAGCTTCCGTAACCTGCGTGAGCTCTCCCCGCTGATCCAAGCACTCCGCTCGCCACAGCACGAGCAGCGCAACACGGCGACCGCACGGCTGATCGAGCTCGGGAGCGAGGCGGTCCCTGTGCTCCTCGAAGCCCTGTCCCACGACTCCCCGCTGGTGCGCTTTCGTGCCGCCGAGGCTCTGGGAAAGATCGGCGATCCCCGTGCGGTGGAGCCCTTGCTAAAGCTGGCCTCTGTGCTCTCCCTTGACTTTGATGTCCAGCAGGCGGCGACCGAGGCACTGCGAAATCTCGCCCGAAAGCGGATGCAGACACCGGAGCCCGACGATGTCCCCGCCCTGATCCTTCTCGTAAGGCACCTGCGCTTCTCCCACCCCGATGCCGCCGACGATGCCGCCGTCGCGCTCACCACTCTGGCGCGCAGGCATCCGTCGCCCGCACTACGCGGGGCGCTCAAGTGGCTCCGGTCGTTTGGGCTCGCGCTTACTCCGACATTTAAAGAGGCACACAGAGCGATCGAAGAGGCGACAAAGCAGTGGAAAGACCTCCCGCTGACCGCCACGGCTCCCGAAAAAGAAGAGAACCTACCGCTCCCCGCAACCGAGGAGGTGCTACCGGGTCAGAGGGAGGGAGAAGAGCAACAATGACAGAGCTGGAACAAGGGCTGGCGTGGCTGGATACCGACGATCACCTCATCCGGAGGCAGGGGCTGGAGCTGCTACGAAAGCTCGGCGACGATGCGATCCCGCCGCTGATCGACCTGGCGTGCTCCTACAAAGTGGTCGCGCGGATGCGTGCGATCGAGGCCCTAGGGGAGCTGGGCGACCCCGATGCCTTCTGGCCGCTGGCCAACCTGGGGCATGAGCTCCTGCTGACACGGCGCAAGGCGATGCAGGCGATTGTGGCGCACGTCGCTGAGGCACCCACCCGAGAAGACGCCGCTTGGCTGATTGGGATTATCAAGACCTTCCGCCGTGACCCGCAAGGCCAAGAACTTGTCCAAGCCGCCGTGCAGGGCGCCTTGAGCCTCGCCCGCCGCGACCCCTGCCCCGAGCTCGCACCGCTCCTGCCGCTCCTCACCGACGAGCTAGAGGACCTGCGCCACGAGCTCCAGCGGCACCTCGCCGCCTACAAAGACCTCCCCCGGATCGCCGACTCCCCGGAGAAGCGTAGTGCTGACCTCCCCCGTCCCGCAAGCCGATAGAACAGAAACGATGGAAACAGAAGCTAAGACAACGCAAGAGCTGATTGAGCAGCTCCAGAGCCACCAGTACGGCGCACGTTTTGTTGCCCTGGGAAGGCTGATCGAGCTCGGGGAGTCCGCGATTCCCTTGCTCACCGAGGCCCTCTACCACCCCGATAAGGCCCTGCGGATTCGTGTTGCCTGCGCGCTCGCAGGGATTGGCGCGACCGATGCCAGTGTCGTTCTGCCGATAGCCGATCTCTGGGAGGAGCTGCCCGCTGATAGTGTCCTTGGAGAGGCATTCCTGGTCGTGGTGCGTGAGCTGGCCGCCGGTGTCCGACCCGAGCATATCCCGGTACTGACACGGCTCCTAGATTGTTACAAAAAGACCCCTCTGTCGAGCTCATCCGCACCCGCGACGGTGCCTGTAGGGCTGCAAGTGACCACGATGGCAGCCGGAGCGCTGGAGACTCTCGCCAAGCGCACGCCCACCCGTGAGCTTCTCACCCCACTTGCGCATCTGCCAAAAGGCGGCTTTTTTTCCTCGGGCCCCGCTGTCTTGACGCATGCCCACAAAGTGCTGGATGAGGCCACCAAGCAATGGCAGTTCGATCCCCACCGCCGTGATCTGCCCGTTCCGGCGGAGAAGTCCGAAAAGACAGAGGCAAGTGAGACAAAATGAGTATCCCAACGGAAACATCCGCGCTGATCGCCCAGCTGACAAGCCCTGATTATGGGGTGCGCCTGATCGCGCTGGGCAAGCTGGTCGAGGCTGGTGAGGCAGCCGTGCCTGCGCTGCTGGAGGCGCTCAGACGCCCGGACCCTCTTCTGAAAGCCTGCGCGGCCTGTGCGCTGGCGGGGATCGGGACGCCACGTGCCGCCCTCCCGCTGGTTGCTCTCTGGGAGGCCGATCCCTTCGATCCCTCCGCCATTGAGGCCCTCTCCGAGTTTGCCGGGAAGCTGGCACGCGCGCCACAGACCGAAGACATTCCCGCGCTAATGGAGCTCTTGCCCTGCTACAAAAAGACCAGTGAGACAAAAAACGGAGTCAGTGGGCGGGTGGTGGGCCAGGAGATCTCGGTGCTCGCGGCGGAGGGGCTGAGCAAGCTCGCACGCACCGCACCCTCACCGCAGCTCCGCGCCGCGTTGCCCCTGCTTAAGCGCGATATCTGGCACAGTAGCCCCGATGAGTTTGGCGAGGCGCGCGAGTGGATCGAGGATGCCACCCATAAGTGGAAAGACCTGCCGGTGACTGCCTTTGCGCCCCAGCCCAAGGCCAGTGAGCTTCCGCTCCCCGCCGAGAAGCCCGAGCGCCCATGAGCACGGTTGAGCACTGGATCGCCCAGCTCCATGCCTCCAGCTACGAGACGCGTCAGGAGGCATCCGAGCAGCTAGTGGCGCTGGGGGAGAGAGCGGTTCCTGCGCTGATCGAGGTCGCCTGCGCTCCCAAGCTGGTCGCACGGATGCGCGCTATGGAAGCGCTGGGAACGATAGGGGACCGACGCGCGTTCTGGCCACTGGCGGAGCTCACCCTGCCCGACGACGACTATGAGCTGACAATGACCCGCCGCAAAACCCTCACTCAGCTCGCCGAGCGCCTCGCCATCGCTCCTGTCCGCAGCGATGCCGCCTGGTTTATCGCGATCGTTCGGAAGTACCGCTTTGATTCCTACGGCCAGTCCATCGCGGTCGCCGCAGCACGCGGAGCGCTCACGCTGGCCCAGAGCGACCCAGGGCCAGAGCTCTTGCCGATCTTGGCGCTGCTCAAGGGAAATTTTCTCTACGCGGCGCCCCCGGCATTTGGCCCTATCCGCAAGGCCCTTCTGCCCCTGCTCGCCGATTGGAAAGACCTTCCCGTTGCCGCCGATGCGCCTCTGCTCGATGGTACCGACCTTCCCCGCCCGTCGCAGGCAGAGTAGCGTATACTGAGAGCCGTGGAACTTGCTGTTGATTTTGGGACGACCAATAGTGTGGTCGCCGTGGTCGAAGAGGGCAATATTCGGGTGATCTCCCTGCCCGCAATCGCGCGGGAGCAGCCGACAACGCAGGCGACCCTGGTGCCGACCTGTGTCTTTGTGCGCGAGAAACGCCGTCGCCTCTGGCCGCGCTTCTGGATGACCGAGCCCGAGGCGCTGATCGGGCAGGCGGCGCTGGCACACAACTTCGAGGGCGGCGCTCCCGGCTTTGCCCAGAGCTTCAAGCGGGCCCTGGCCCAAGAGCCCCACCGCCCCGTGGCCTCCGTGCAGGGAAAGACCATCGCGGCCCGCGAGGCGGCCTATCTGTTTCTCCGGGAGCTGACCGCCGCCGCACGCGCCGCCGCCGCCCCCGGCGATAAGAAACTCACGCAGCTGACGATCTCCGGCCCCGTGGGGTACTTCGAGACCTACCGCGCCGAGCTGGCGACCCTGACCAAGCGCCTGGGAGTCAAGAGCTTCAAGACCATCGACGAGCCCATCGCGGCCGCACTGGGCTACGGTGTCAATGTCGGGCGGGACGAGACCCTACTCGTGGTGGACTGGGGTGGGGGAACCCTCAACCTCGCGGTGATTCGCCTCGGGCCAGGCGTCTTGGCATCGGGGGCGGCACCCATTCTCGCCAAGCACATGGTGGGCAAGGGCGGCGACGATGTGGACTACTGGCTGATGGAGGAACTGCTCCCCGGCTTTGAGGACATCGCGGCCGGGCGCTACGATGCCAAGTGGGAGGTGATGCGCGCCAAGGAGTCCGTGAGCCGCACGGGCGGCTCGACCCCGATCTCCTGGCGGGGAATCCAGCGAACCCTCGACCGCGAGAGCCTGGTAGCCCTGCTGACCAAGCGCGGCCTCTACGACGACCTGCGCACCGCCCTCACGGACATCAAGATCCAGCTCGCGGAGACGGCCCCGGACTTAAAAGTGGACGAAGTCCTGCTCACGGGCGGCTCGACACTCTTGCCCGAGGTGCCCGCCGTCGTCGATAGCTTCTTCCCCGAGGCCATTGTTCGCCACGACAATGAGTTTGTCTTCACCGCGGTCGCCAGCGGCGCGGCACGCTTTGCTGGCGGTGTCCCCGTCGATGATTTCATCTACCACGACTACGCCATCGCGGTGCAAGAATCCGATGGCAGTGTGGGCTACGAGCTGCTCTCCCCGCGCCGCACGCGCTACCCCACCGCGCCGGACTTCGCGGTGCGCTACTACGCCGACTACGCCGGGATGGAGGAGATGCGCTTCCGGGTCTGTGAGATCGGGCGGCTGGGGCAGAAGCCCGTTGCCTGGGAGCCACGCCCCAACGGTAGCCGCTACTGGAGTCCCAAGGGCGAGACGGAGCGTGCGCAGGTAATGGAGCTCAATCCCGCCGATGCGCCGTTGCCGCTGAACCCTGCAGGAGTCGGGACTTCGCCGCGCCTCCGCGTGACCTACAACATCAACGCCGACCGCTGGCTCTGCATGACGGTGGAGGACCTGGTGAAAAAGCAAACCCTCCGCGACAATGTCCCCGTCGTGCGCCTGCGCTAGGAAAATCGTTGCATGAGCCTCACCCGTGAGCAGATTTTCAATCATCTCCATGCCGTTCATCAGCACGAGCCCGGCTGGCAAGACTCATGGGAGATTCTGCGTAAGTCAAGCGGTGAGGCTGTGCACTGCCTCCTTGAAGAGATTGAGGTGGAGATGACGAAGGCAAAAAAGGCCACTTTTGTAGCTCCCGTGGTTAGCTACAGAAAGCTCCTACGGTTGGCCGAGCTCTTGGCGGAGTTTAATGACCCAAGAAGTCTCTGGCCCCTTTTGCAGGTAAGCCAGCTCACCAGTGTCGTCAACCGGCAGGGATCAGATTTTTTAGGAAACGTGCTGGATGTTATGGCGAGACGAGCAGAGCCGGAGGATATTCAAGCGCTTATCTTCGAACTGATGCGCGCACGTCCTCAGTGGAAAATCGTCAGTGGCTCAGAGGTCATGGCACAAGATATTATTGCTGTTGCTAAAGCGTTGATTCGTATTGCAGAACGCGATCCCAAACCTGAGCTGCGAGCAGCATTGCCTTTTTTGAGACCTAGTCTTCAAACACCCGTTTCGTTTATTGCTCTCCACCGTCGTCTCAAAGCAGCACTTGGTGAGAGAAACCTGCCGATACCTGCCACACCACTACAAGCAACACAGGACTTTCCGATTCCTACGGAGGGGAATCCGTCAGAGGAATAGAATGTCCTGCTTGCGATCCCATTAACGGGCTTGGTACTCTGCAATCAATGCTATCTTTTAAAACAGGTTATAGTCATTGCGCGACCCGAGCCAGGAGCTGTAGCTATCCGAGGCTGGATTATTCGTCAGATTGATCAAGCCCGTACCATCTAGGTTCATTTTATAGAGCTCGCCCTTGCCCGCAGTGTAGCTCTCAAAAAGAATCGACTGGCCATCGGGTGAGAATGTTGGACGCGTCTCCTCAATGGAGTTATTGGTAAGTCGCTTGAAATTGCTTCCGTCTGCATCCATGATGCAGATATCTCGTGAGAATAGATAGTATAATCGGACAAAAAGTATCTTTTTGCCATCAGGAGAAAATATGGGATTGTAGTTGCCCTCATTTGCATTGGTTAGTCTTGTTTGATTCGTGCCATCAATGTTCATTGTGTAGATCTCATTGTAGGTATTACGAAAGCTGGTAAAGACTATTTTCTTCCCATCCGGGGAGAACATTGGCGATTCATCAAATTTCGGATCGGTGGTAAGTCGGTTCTCTCCTGTGCCATCTGCATTGACAATGTAGATATCTGTATTGTTATTACGCTTACTCGTAAAAACTATTTTCTTCCCATCCGGGGAGAACATCGGTGCGGCATCGTCGATATTGGTATTGTTGGTAAGCCGCGTGACTCCTGTCCCGTCTAAGTTCATGGTTGCGATCTCATATCCGCCCGTTAAGTAGCGATTTGTCATTATCGCGACTTTTTTACTGTCGGGAGAGAAAGAGAAAGGCTGATCGTTGAAGGCAGTATTGGTGATATTGACCTGGCCGGAGCCGTCTGTGTTCATCATGCATACCTCGCCATCGGAGCTTGGCTGGCAGGCATAGGCAATCTTACTACCATCGGGAGAGAGAATCGAAAGATCGTCACGGTTGGCTGTGGAGGTGAGGCGCTGCACTCCCGAGCCGTCTGCACTCATGCTATAGATCTCCTCATCCCCGTCCCGATTGCTGGTGAAGATAATCTTTTCGCTGTTGGTCCGGTGGCTGAAGACAGGTACCGTTGTCGTCTTCCCCGACTCCTTGTCGCGCAGGGTGATATAGGTAAAGGCGATTGCATTGGACTCCACAGCGGCGTAGTCACCCGAGGGGTAGAACAAGAAGTCTGTCCCATTGCTGATCGACCACTCCCACTGGCTGTTGTCGACAAACACCGACTCTCCTGCACTGTTGTAGGCAATGGCGAAGAGGTCTAGCCGACCGCCTTTGGTGAAGGAGAGAGGGCCGGGTGAGTAGATCTCCACACGATCAATCGTGGAGTCCATGGTTAAGGCCGCCGCGGTTGTCTGGCCACTGACGAGTGTTGCTCCGACCGTGCCACGTGCCTGTGCCACACCGGTACCAGTGGTCGTGGGATAGGCACTTGCCTTGATCACGATATCGCCACGGCTTAGGTTGTTGAAGACAACGGTGGACGTAGAGCCCGATGTAGGGCGCGGGATCACACGTAGAGGGAGAAGGAGGGCTCCGGCGCTATCCCGGAGCTCGATCGCAATGCTCTGCGCCCCCACGGGAATGAGACGCGTCTGCTCCGGCCAGCGAATACTTAAAGAGACACTGGCGCTGCGTGTGGCTTCTGCTCCGGTCTTGGACGAAGAACCGCCACATCCTGCTGCCACGGTCAGGCTTGCCAACGACACCAGCGAAATTGCCCACGGGGCCGACAATAGTGGTCGTAGTTTCATGGATCGATTTTACAGGAGCTTTGAGGTGTAGGACAAGAGCCCACTTGCCGCTTGTCCATTAAGAACCTATCATGAAGCCAATCGACGTTTTGCGCCATGGACTCAGGTTGGTCTTATGTGATCCCGCCACAACAATGTCCTCGTCGAGCACCTGCGCTAGAGTGTCTTATGAAAGACGATCCTCATCTTCAGCTCAAACGCTTTCTTCAGGGGCCGCCTGAGGAGAGAGAAGATGCGCGTCAAAACCTGCTGGCGATGGGGGAGGGAGCGGTTCCCCCTATTATTGAGACTCTGGCGGAGGGAAGTATCGATGCTCCTGCGTACGCAGAGAAATACTCGCACGAGACACTTGTTGCAGGACTGAAGCTCCTTGTTGCCTTGAACAGTCCCCGAAGTCTTTGGTTTCTTCTTCGAGTTACTCAAAACAACTATATTCTCCATTCAATTTTTCAGGATGCGCTCCATGCGACTGCAAAACGTGGGAGCTCGGAGGACATTGTCGTGCTACTAGATATTCTCCGACATGCCAAGCCAGGCCGAAAAGACGAAGAGCGTATCTGTAATGTACACCCGACCTATGCAGTTTGGGTGGCCGCGGCACTAGTTCAGCTTGCTGAGCGCGATCCCAGGCCCGAGCTACGTGCTGCCTTGCCCATGCTCACGCTTCATCCCTACTTGCCCGTTGAGTTTGTTGCTCTACGCTTACTACTGAAGGGAGCGCTCTCAAAGAAGAACCTACCGATTCCCGCAGAGGCACCACCGAGCACTGTAGAGGCCTTACCGATTCCTGTGGAGGCTCCCGATGACAGAGTATGAGCTCAGTGAGATTCTCTCCGCGCTGGAGCATGGTAGCGAGGAGCAGCAAGAAGTGGCTTTGGAGCGCTTGCGTGCTGTCGGAGAGCAGGCAGTGGAGCCGCTGGTGCAGACTATCGTTCGGTATCTACATGCCCATAGACCATGGAAAGATGAGGTCTACCAAGAGATACCTGAGGCAGCACGGCAAAGAGTCCTACGGATGGCGTTCCTGCTCGTGAGCTATGGGTCTGCAAGTAGCCTGCGAGTGCTTGCCGGGGTGGCGCAGCAGGTCAACCGGGCACCGTTTCTGGAGCCTGTTGCGATACTGGAAGAACGTGCCATAGAGGACGATGTCTCTGCCCTGATCTCTGTCTTGCGCTGGTTGATCGGCACGTTGAAAGAGACCGTACTCTCGCTTGCGATTGGGCAGGCACTCGTGCGTATTGCCATGAACCACCCTGAGCACCACCGACAGCTCGCGTATGCACTGCCGCTCCTGCGACGCTACAACCTCGCCTCGCTGGCGTACCTTCGCCTTCATAGTGCGCTTAGAGTTGCACTCTCTACGCGGACTCTCCCCATCCCCGCGCAGGCAGCACAAACTCATACCGATCTTCCGATCCCTGGAGAGGAGCATCGTAAATGGCACTGACACAGGAGCAAATTCAAGAGCACCTTCAGAAGATACGAAACGAAGAACACAACTGGGAAGAGTCGCGCGCCATCTTGCTGGCGGCGGGCCGGGAGGTAGTTCCTGAGCTGATGAAGCTTGTGGAGCAAGAACGAAATATACTTAGTAGACAGTTTATTCCCAATCGAAAACCTCTACAACGACTTGCTGAGTTACTGACAGAGTTTCATGATCCACAAAGTCTTATGATACTCTACGATTGTATCGTGCCACTCTTTAATGAAGTCAAGGTCTCGTTTTTTCATCAGCTTGTTCCCGTGCTGCAACAGCGTGCCGAGACAGAGGACCTCAGTGCTTTGATCGCGTTTCTAGCTAAAACAAACAGCACTTATGTAGCTAACGTGCTGGTTCAGATTGCAGAGCAGGAGCCACGACAAGAGCTGCGTGAGGTTCTTCCTCTCTTAAAGGCAGGCTTTAGTAAACCGAGTGCTCCTTTAGAGTTTATTGGCCTGCGTGGACGACTCAAGGCAGCGCTTGCCAGTGAGAGCTTGCCGCTCCCTTCAAAGGCTGCCATGAGTACCGATGATAACTTGCCAATCCCCATAAAGGAACCCACAGAGTGACGTTAGCGCGGGAGCAAGTTGTTAAATACCTCTACACGATCTATCATCGGGAGTCGGGCTGGGTAAAAGCACAGGTGGCTCTGGTAGATGCGGGAAGCGATATCGTGCCCTTTCTCATGGAGTTTATTGAGGCGGAGCTCCAGAGTATTGTCCAGACAGAGTACCGGCCAGAATATGAAAAGATGGATCGACTGATGGCCGTGCTTGCCCAGTATGCAGACCCGCGCAGCCTTCCTCTCTTTGTGCGTTTTATGTATCAGACCAATCGTCACTTTGGAGAAGCCTACTGGCATCAGATACGTATGGCACTGGAGCATAGGGCGACAGAGGAGGATATTGCTGCACTCATTGCACTTCTACAGAGGGCAGAGCCAAAGTGGGTAGCGACGGCATATGTTACCGAGCTGCATGCCACAGAAGCGCTTGCTATTGCACAAAGCCTTGTCCGTATGGCAGAGCAGGATCCAAAACCAGAGCTGAGAGCAGTACTTCCCATGCTAACCTTTACCCTGGCAAGGCCTTTTGAGTTTATAGGCCTGCGCCGACGACTAAAGGCTGCGCTCGCAAATAACAGCTTGCCGATTCCAGCAGATGCAAAGGAGAGCATTCAAGAGTCACTGCCAATACCTGTTGATGCAGAGCCTATTCTTGAAAGCTGAGAGAGTTGTATGCTAAAATGACCTGTGATTCTTTAAAGATGACCTCTGCACATTGAATGTGCGAGCCTCATCCTACAATGATAGGGGAGTCACATTCAAAGTTGAAAGGAGCTATTTTAATAGCAACACAAGCAAATGCAGCGCGCATTGTTGAAGATCGTCGGTCACTGGCTGCACTTGAAGGAATCACAGGCTATGCACCCCGTAACCCTGATCTCTCCATCGATGCCCTACGGTCACTAGAAGCGCAGATGGACTCAAAGGCAAATCGTGTGACCAAACTTCGTGCAGAGCTTGCCGGAGCAATCGATAACTACCACGCGACCGGGAGTCTCTTTACCCAGCGGATGATCGAGGCACGCGACGAAGTACAAGTCCAGTTTGGACGAGACTCGAACGAGCTTCAGGCAGTCGGGCGCACCAAGCGTAGTGATCGAAAGGCACCCGTGCGTAAGCCAAAGCCATGACCGAGAGTGACCTGACAGCCCTCGAATCGCGGATCGAAACGCTCCTGGAGAGATGTCACGCCGCGCAGTGGGAGTGGAAGCTACTCACACACGAGGGCTGGCTTGTCACATACGAAGAGTTCACCGCGCTATTCTGCCGCAATGCAGGGCTCTGTCAAGTTTCGTATCTCATGCAGCTTGCACAACAGGGAATAAAACACCGACAGTGGCGGTCGTTTACTCAGTTCTTTACGCTGGATCAAGATCGCATCCAAGCCATTTTAGATCGCAGGGCATTTCACGCAATGAAGGCTCTCCTTCGTCTTGCAGAGACACAGCCAGCACGTGAGCTGATTCCTGTGATCGAGCAGCTGACCGTGGTTCTAAAACAAGATCATGCACCCCTAGAGTTCATTCCCCTCCACTGGAAAATGAAGCGGGCGCTCAAGAACTTAAACAACCTGCCTATCCCCGCCGAGGCTCCTGCAACTTCTACCGGACTGCCGATTCCTATAGACAGCACGAGAGAAAAAGAAGAGCCTTACCACGGACAAGAAATTTGATGAGCTACCAAAATAAACCCAACCACATCGAGCCTTTTACAGAAGATGCCGAAGAGCGATATGCACAAGTACGTACACACCAGGTGCAGCTTTTTGTTTCAGGAAATCCACGTCAGCAACAATCCGCGACCGAATGGCTTGTGGACTACCTCAGTGAGCTTAATCTGGAGAAGTACCGACGAAACAAGTTCTTTGCAAAGTTTCGCATGGCTTTATCTACCCGGGAAGAGAAGGCGCTCAATCTTGCCATAGAGCTCTTTCCTGATCTCCAGAGCCAGCCACGAGAAGCCACTGTTGTAGCACTGGGAAATGCAGCAGCACAGCACCCTTGTCTCTGGGAACTTTTATGTATTGGGGTGCAGCGCTATACCTTCTCGGCTGATTGTTTCTATCTCGCCACGGATGCGATTCGCCATACGATCTTGCACTGGGATACGCCGACAACCGTGGTGCATCTAAAACAGGCGCTCAAACCCATTGATACTGCCGTTGACGATCTCACAGGACAGGCTGTTTTGACGCTGATCTCGGGACTTTCTCCTCACCCTGCACTCCGACAACTCCTCCCAGAGCTAAAGGCACTCGAGCGGCACAGCGCTCTAAAAGAGGCCGCTAGTACGCTACGGACACAGGTCGCCTCGCTTCCTCGGGGAGACTTTCCCATTCCTACCCAGGCGCAGGAAAATAACGAGAAGGATCTTCCGCTTCCTGCATCCAACAAAGACAAAGATGCCTGAGGACACACCGACATTGCTACAGTGGGTTGCCTTGGGGGATGAAGCGCAGCGCAAGTACGCCGAAGAAACACTCTATGCACAGGGCAGCGCTGTTTTCCCTCAGGTGTACGAGGCCGTTGAGAAAGCCCTTGATACCTACCGACGTATGCTTTTTGCCGGTGAACAGGCACATTGGCGGATAGAACGTCTTGCCCTCTTTCTCGCCGCTTTTGGCGAACCGAGTACCATTGAATTATTAGTACAAGTGCGTCTCTCAACTAGCCGCAACATGCCTCTCGCTCGACTTCTCTGGCGCTTAGAAGTGCGCGATGACCTCGCAACCATTCAGGCGCTCTTGACCGGAGGGTTTCTGCTTCGCAAGAACTTCTCCTTTGGACCAGAGACCCTCAAGATTGCGGGGCTTTTAGTCAATCTCGCCGAGACCGTCCCCTGTCCCGAGCTACACCAAACCCGTGTGCTGCTTCGTCCAGGGCTTGGTGTTCCCAAAGAGTTCGCCCAACTTCGTAAGCGCCTCGATGCAGCACTTGGCACGGAGGCTACGCTACCACTCCCTGCAGATATGGCTATCTCCATTGAGAATCTTCCTATTGCTACAAATGTAGAATGGGCCGGCAAGAACCTCTCGCCACCCATCAACGAGCAAAACGATGGCTAGTGCCAAGCTCACGCAGCCTATCTACAAGCTTAACCACGATGAGTACAGAGAGCGCTGCCTGGCCAAGAACGAGTTAGTTGCTCTGGGCAAAGAAGCTGTAGGTCTATCTATTTTTGTACAGTCTCAGAATAACTCTAAAAAGACACTTCTTATTCTTACATCCTCATATCAAACTTTATCACCTCAAAAAAATGACTCCTGAACAGTACCGATTGCAATGTCTTTTATATGTAAATGGCGTCGCTTCACAGAGAGAATCTGCTAGGGAGATGCTTCTCGCATGTGGCCCTGCGGCAATTCCTTGGATAATAACCATCGCAGAAGAAAAATTAAAAGAGTTTTATAAGCCAGGAATTGGGTATCCACCATTTCAGCCGCTAATACGTTATGCTCAGCTGCTTTCAGAATATGGTGAGCCTTGCTGCTTAGACTTGCTTGTACGAATCGCTCAGCAGAGTCCCGATCAAGGATACGAAGAGTTCCGTAAACCTCTAAAAAAGTTGCTTACTTTTTTAGAGGCACGTGATGATATAGAAACAATTACTGCTTTAGTAGCTGCGCTGCGGCGACTCCGTCGTGCTATTTTGTATCAAAGAGAGGCTGTCTTGGTTGCAGAGATTTTAGTAGCCAGTGCAGAGCGTGCACCATGGGTAGAGCTACACCAAGTGCGTGCACTCTTACAGCCAAGTATCGGTACACCAAAAGAGTTTCGCATTCTCTCTGAGCGTCTTACCCGTGCTCTTGGTGAAGAGAACTTCTTGCCTCTTTCGGCGGCCTCCGCACCCACTTCACAGAGCCTTCCTATTCCGGTGCGGGCACGTGAGGAAAACGATGGCTAGTGCCAAGCTCACGCAGCTTATCTACAAGCTTAACCACGACGAGTACAGAGAGCGCTGCCTAGCCGAGAACGAGTTAGTTACCCTGGGAAAAGAAGCTGTTGAGGCGCTGATCATGGTAGTTGTGCACCAACTAATGTTGCCAGCCCTGCGTGCTGCATCCGCCCTCAGCCGTATTAGTGATGAGCGTGGTGTCTTGCCCGTTGCCCGTCTTGCCTTGCGTGAGAGTGCCCCAATCCCTCAAATTCTTGATATCTTAGCTGAGTGGCAGTGGCAGGAATTGCCAAAAGAGTGGGCCGCAAAAGAGCTCGTTCGGATCGCAAAGCGCTACAAGCAGTCACAGATGCCCTCTATAATCTGGGAGGACTTTCTCCCACGAGTGCGCACTCTCTCGCCGGGCTGGACTCCTCCCGTGATCGTTGTTCCGGCTCCTGTCGTGGTTCCCACATTCGAGGATATGCCCGACGCGATACAAGCGCTTCGCTCCATTCACTATGGGACACGTCAAGCGGCAACAGCAACGCTCATCGCAATCG is a window encoding:
- a CDS encoding DUF5050 domain-containing protein, giving the protein MKLRPLLSAPWAISLVSLASLTVAAGCGGSSSKTGAEATRSASVSLSIRWPEQTRLIPVGAQSIAIELRDSAGALLLPLRVIPRPTSGSTSTVVFNNLSRGDIVIKASAYPTTTGTGVAQARGTVGATLVSGQTTAAALTMDSTIDRVEIYSPGPLSFTKGGRLDLFAIAYNSAGESVFVDNSQWEWSISNGTDFLFYPSGDYAAVESNAIAFTYITLRDKESGKTTTVPVFSHRTNSEKIIFTSNRDGDEEIYSMSADGSGVQRLTSTANRDDLSILSPDGSKIAYACQPSSDGEVCMMNTDGSGQVNITNTAFNDQPFSFSPDSKKVAIMTNRYLTGGYEIATMNLDGTGVTRLTNNTNIDDAAPMFSPDGKKIVFTSKRNNNTDIYIVNADGTGENRLTTDPKFDESPMFSPDGKKIVFTSFRNTYNEIYTMNIDGTNQTRLTNANEGNYNPIFSPDGKKILFVRLYYLFSRDICIMDADGSNFKRLTNNSIEETRPTFSPDGQSILFESYTAGKGELYKMNLDGTGLINLTNNPASDSYSSWLGSRNDYNLF
- a CDS encoding HEAT repeat domain-containing protein — encoded protein: MASAKLTQLIYKLNHDEYRERCLAENELVTLGKEAVEALIMVVVHQLMLPALRAASALSRISDERGVLPVARLALRESAPIPQILDILAEWQWQELPKEWAAKELVRIAKRYKQSQMPSIIWEDFLPRVRTLSPGWTPPVIVVPAPVVVPTFEDMPDAIQALRSIHYGTRQAATATLIAIGEEAVPALMDLLDNGSTTLCYRAAEILGEIGDTRAIAPLIAIRKTRGQDIEQACNRALIKLAKQLPATATTEDIPLLIALIQRLRYDLSTHDVALSAAMALEHLARTRPTPSLRGALKWLKPVVVPLPPGFKSARLAIEEATEQWQDLPLVTSSPVALVTDLPLPADASPCLEESQ